The segment CGTGGCAAGGAGCAAGGTGTCGCAGGTAGTGGTTCTACCTGCTAGCCCTTATCCGGGAACGGAGTTTAGGGTGGCCTGGCCACCGCTGAATCGGTGCGTTACGGCCTTCGGCCTAACACACCCTACATTCGGCCGTGCCTCTCGTAGGGTGTGTTAGCGCGCAGCGCGTAACGCACCATTCACTGAGCGCAGCAAGGCGCGCCAAGCCCCTCCATCACGCCACCGCACGCTGCCTGGGGACGACCCGCAGATGGCCACCGGTACAGGCCCCGGGCAACTTGTTGATGCGATCGGCCACTGCCAGCAGGCGCTCCATGTCGATGCCCGTGCGAATGCCGCCGCTCTCCAGGGCGAACACCAGATCCTCGGCGGCGGTGTTGCCGGTGGCTCCTGGCGCAAACGGGCAACCGCCCAGGCCGGAGGCGGATACATCCAGATTGCGCACCCCCGCCTCGTAGGCGAACAGGGCATTGGCCACGCCCATGCCGAAGGTGTCATGACCATGGAACGCCCAGTCCCGGCCGTCGGCGTCGAACTCCGCCATGATGCGGTTGAAGCGCTCGCGCACCTGGTAGGGATTCGCCCGGCCGGTGGTGTCGCACAGGGCAATCTCTGCAGTGGGTGCGATGGAAAGCGCCTGGTCCACCGCATGCCGCACCTGATCGGTGGAGACGGGGCCGTCGAAGGGGCAGTCGAAGCAGGTCGCGATGGCGACCCGGAGACGCAGATCGCGACCGCCCGCCCCGAGTGAGACGAGTTCACGCAATTGTCCCAGCGACTGCTCGATGGTCTGGCGAACGTTCTTCAGGTTGTGTGCCTCGGAGGCCGAAAACACGTACACCAGTTCGCGCATGCCATGCTGTATGGCAAGTTCGGCGCCCTTTCGATTGGGCACCAGCACTGCAAGGCGCAGGCCGGGGCGCGCCGCGAAATGGTCGGCGATGGTGCCCATGTCTGCCATCTGCGGCACGGCCTTGGGGCTGACAAACGAACCGATTTCCATGCGTCGATAGCCGGCGGCCAGCAGATCCTCAATGATGGCGATCTTCTCTTCCGTCGGCAGCGGTTCGGCGATGGACTGGAAGCCATCGCGGGGTGCGACTTCGAGAATGTCGACGTCGCGATCCTTTTCGATGCTCATTGGTCTGTCCTCTTGCTATGCGCCTGGCGCACGAGTATCAAATGATGCCGTCGTCGCGCAGCTCGCTGATCTGTTTGTTGTCCAGTTCCAGCCACTGCTGCAGCACTTCCTCTGTATGGGCGCCGAGTTGCGGCCCACTGTGGCGGATGTGGCCCGGACTGCGGGAGAGGCGGGGAAACACGTTCTGCATCGGCACGGTGCCGTTGTGCTCGTCATCCACGGACACGATGGACTGCCGGGACTGAAAGTGCGGGTCAGCCAGCATCTCCGGTGCGCGGTAGACCAGGCCCGCCGGAACCCCTTGTTCGGCGAGCAGGTCGACCAGAACCTCGGCGTCATGTTGCAGCGTCCACTGGGAAATCAGGGCGTCGAGCTCCTGCTGATGCCGACCGCGCGCCTTGTGGGTGGCGTAGCGGGTATCCTCGGCCAGTTCGGGTTGACCCATGGCCTCGCATAGCCGGGCGAACACCGTGTCCTGGTTGGCGCCGATGATGATGTCGCGGCCGTCCCTTGCCGGATAGGCGTTGGAGGGGGCGATGCCGGGTAGAAAGCTCCCGGCACGTTCCCGGATATGGCCACCATTGGCGTATTCCGGAATCAGGCTTTCCATGACGCCGAGTACCGATTCGAAGATGGCGCTGTCCACCACCTGACCCTTGCCGCTGCGATGCCGCTCCTGCAAGGCCATCATGGCCCCCATCGCCGCATTGATGCCGGCCAGGGTATCTCCCAGGGATATGCCGACCCGCACCGGCGGCCGGTCGGGGTAACCGCAGATGTATCGCAGGCCACCCATGGCCTCGCAGACCGATGCATAGCCGGCGCGATTTGCATAGGGGCCCGTTTGCCCGAACCCGGTTACCCGGACCATGATCAACCGGGGGTTGATGGCCGATAACTGCTCCCAGCCCAGCCCCCAGCGCTCCATGGTGCCGGGGCGGAAGTTCTCGATCAGGATATCGGCTTCCTCGATCATCCTGCGCAGCACGTCCTGGCCCGACGGCTGGCGCAGATCGAGCGTCATGGATTTCTTGTTGCGGGCTATGATCGGCCACCATTGGGTGCGCCCCTGGGCGTCAGGTCGTCCCCACTGGCGCATGGCGTCGCCCTTGCCGGGGGGTTCGATCTTCACCACGTCCGCGCCGAAGTCGGCGAGAATCTGCCCGCAGTAGGGTCCGGCGATCAGCTGGCCCAGTTCGATTACGCGAATGTCGTCAAGTGGTGCCATCGGCCCCCCTTCTCCTGGCCGCTGCGGCAGCCTTGCCCTGACGTGAACGGGTCCACCGTAGATGAGCGCTGCGTGCCGCCAGAACGTGGGCGCGCATGATCGGCGCCGCCCAGTCGCCATCCCCCGCTGCCAGCGCGCGGATCATCTCCCGATGGTGCTGCATGCTGCGCTGCAGTTCCTCCGCCGAATAATGTTCGAAACTGCGCCGTCCAACAGGAACCTGGACCAGGGCCTCGAGCAGGCGTTGCAGGCGCGGGCTGTCGGCGGCATCGATCAGGCAGCCGTGATAGCGGCTGTTGAGAGCGGCGATCTGCTCCAGCGCGTCTTCGTCCGGATCGACAGCCAGGCCTTCCATCTCGTCCGCCAGAGCCGAGAGGGTGTCGAGCTGTTCATCGCTGATGCGGCTGGCGGCCCTGCGCACCACATGGGGTTCCAGCAAGGCGCGGATCTCGAAGACTTCTTCAACGTCACGGGACGTCCACGAAACCACACGGGCCCCGTGGTGTGGAATGATCTCCACCCAGCCTTCGGACACAAGGCGGCGGAGCGCCTCGCGAATGGGGGTTCGGCTGAGTTCAAGTTCGGTGCCGATCGTCGCTTCCCGGACGTAGGATCCGGGCGGATAGCGGCCGTTCAATATGCGCTTCTTGATGACTCCGTAAACGCGATCTGCCGCGGTCATGGGCGCGGTCTCCTGATTCTACTCCTCGATTGTCCAAGCTTGGACTCTCAATATCGTATACCATTCTTCCGTAAATGCTACAAATAAGCGATTATTTGACCTCAAAACGGATAAGTTGTATACGTTAGCCCATATCAATTACAACGATAGAGAACTGTAGCCCGCCGGCCGGTGGACACGCAGGCCGGCAGCAGGAGGAGCATATGGGGTCCCCGAGGAATTTTCGTATCGGCCAAGAGGTGCTTCTGCAGACCATCGGGCTCGACCCAGTGGTGCCCAACGCCGGATCGCTGTTGTCCGGCGGTTTTGTCAACGCGAGATAATTGGAGCAAGGGCGCGTAGACGCCCGGGACGGACCCCTTCTGAATGTTAGGAACACGACGTTATCCGGCGGCATCTGCCGCGGGGGCGTCGATAACCACAACGACACGGCAAGTCTGTCAACTGAAGTCTGTCAACTGGAGGAGTACACGATGAAAGCCTTTGTTGCGACCATGGCTGCGGCCGGGTTGCTGGCAGCGACGACGCTGACGGCCACACCCGCCAACGCAGAAGAGTATCCGCGAATGAACCTTCGGGTTGCCCATTCATTCCCCGCCGGCTGGGCCCAGACCGACGTGGACCAGTGGTGGGCTGACCAGATCCGTGAACGCAGCGGTGGACGCATCCGCGTCACCATGATGTGGGCCGGCGCCGGCGGCGAGCCCATGGAGATCCTGCGTCTGGTGCGCAGCGGCGCGGTGGACATGGGCGCGGTGCCACCAAGCTACTTCCCCAACGAGTTGCCACTCACCAGTGCTCCGAACGCCTTGCCGCTGACTTTCGAAAGCAACGAAGCGGCATCCCGCGTTATCGAGGGGCTGGTGCAGGATGTGCCGGCAATTCGGGATGAGCTGCGGCAGAACAACATCTGGCCGCTGTTCTTCCACACGCTCAACACCTACCAGCCACTCTGCACCAAGCCCGTGCGGAATCTGGATGACTGGCAGGGCCTGCGGGTTCGCACCTTCGGCGCCTGGCAGCCGTACCTGTGGGATTCCCTGGGTGCGGTGGGCGTGAACGTCATGACCGCCGAGAAGTATGAGGGCCTGCAGCGTGGCCGTATCGACTGCGGCTTCTTCTCCACCGACCTCTACGCCCAGACCCGGTTGTACGAGGTTGCCAAATATCTGAGTGACTTCGGTTTCGGCCCCCAGCCTACCTGGCCGATCTGGGTCAACTACGAACGCTGGCACAACGACATGCCGGAGAACGTCAAGGCACTGATCATGGAAGTGAGTGACGAGGCCCGGGAGCGCAGCCTGCAGGCGCTGGCGGACGTGCAGGAGTCGAGCCTGCAGCGGATGCTGGATGCCGGCGTCGAAGTCGTGGAGTTCGAGCAGCCGGACGAGCTGCGGGCCCGTGCCCCCGATTTCCGGGCGCTCTGGCTCGAAAACATGCAGCGGGAAGGCCGCGGTGAGGCTGCCCAGCAAGTGCTGGACTACTGGATGGAGCACGGCGACATCTAGTTGGGCCTGCGCGTCGGGCCGGCACTGGCCGGCCCGACCCACCAGAGCGACAAGGGTGGTCTCATGACGTTTGTCTTTCAGCTCATGGATACGGGCATCAAGCGGCTCGCGCGGTTGTTCATGATCCTGGCTTCGGTGCTGCTCGCCATCATGGCGCTTATCGGCACCGCCGATGTGTTATCGCTCAATCTGTTGGGCCGTCCGGTGCCTTCGGCCACCGAGCTTTCCGCCGCAATGCTTTCCATCACCGTGATGATGGGCATGAGTTACACCCAGCGACAGCGTGCCCATATCTCAGTGAATCTGTTCTGGCGTTTCTTTCCGCACCCGTTGCGGGTGTTTGCCGAGGGCCTTGCCCTGTTCATCGGCCTTTGTGTCTTCGCCCTCATCACCTGGGGGGCCTGGGAGCTGGCTCAGCACAGCCTTAATATCCGCGAGCGCGCTGTGGCGTCGGTGCGTTTTCCGCTCTGGCCCATCAAGCTCGTGTTCTGGATGGGCGCGCTGGTCTGCGCACTGGAGATTCTGCGAGAGCTGGTGCGCTTCCTGTTCTGTGGTGACCGCGCGGCAGTGGCTGGCGCCGATCCCGTGGCCGATACCGGCTCACTCGAGCAAAAGGGCTGATCACCATGGATCCGTTGTACATCGGGCTGATCGCCATTGGCACCATGCTGCTGTTGATCGCCCTGTCCATTCCCGTCGCGTTTTCCATCTTTATCGTGGCCATCGTCGGACTGTGGTATCTGGGTGGCATGCCGCTGATGCTGGGCACCATCGAGGGCCTGCCGTACCAGTTCGCCAGCCAGTACGGCTTTGTCGTCATACCCATGTTCATCCTCATGGGGGCCTTTGCCGAGATATCCGGCATCACCAAGGACTTCTACACCTTCTTCTACCGTGTGCTGGGCCGGGTGCGCGGCGGCCTGCTCATGGTGACCACCCTGAGTTCGGCGGGTTTTGCGGCGATCTCCGGCTCCACCATGGTGAATGCCGTGGTGTTCACCCGTATCGCCCTGCCGCAAATGATGGCTTTCGGCTACAACAAGGCCATCGCTGCGGGCTGTATTGCCGCTGCCGGTACCTTTGCCGCCCTGATACCGCCCTCCATCATGATGGTGGTCTACGCCCTGCTCACGGGACAGTCCATTGGCACGCTACTGGTAGCGGGCATCGTTCCCGGCCTGTTGACGGCAGGTGCCTACCTGATTGCCATCTGGGTGATGGTGACGATACGGCCGTCCATTGCGCCGGTGCCGACAGAGCGTTTCTCGCTGCAGGACAAGTTGCGCAGCTTCTACTCCATCTGGCCGTTTGTCCTGCTGGCGGTGATCGTGATCGGTGGCATCTACTCCGGCGCCATGTTCCCGTCCTCGGCAGGCGCTGTGGGCGCAGTCGGTGCGTTCCTGATCATGTTGATGCGTGGCTGGTTGCGCAAGGACATGCCGTCCATGGGCAAGATCGGGGGTGCCATGCAGAGCGCCGCCATGACCACGGCGGTGCTGTTCCTGGTGATCATCGCCGGGCTAATGTTGTCACGGCTTTTCGTTTACTCCGGCTTCGTGGACGAGATTGTCTGGTATATCGAAGGGCTTGGCGTGTCACCGCTCACCGTGATGCTGGTGATCATGCTGATGTACATCATCCTTGGCTGCTTCATGGACACCATCTCCATGGTGGTGGTGACGGTGCCGTTCGTGTTCCCGGTGGTCACCAGCCTCGGTTTCGACCCCATCTGGTTTGGGGTGATCGTCATCAAGCTTGTGGAGATCGGTGTGCTGACTCCGCCCATCGGCCTCAACCTGTTTGCCGTGCTCAGCGCATCCGATGGGCGGGTGCAGCCCACGGATCTGTTCAAGGGCGTCGCGCCCTTCCTGGTCGTCGAGGTGATCATCCTCGGACTGCTGCTTGCTTTCCCGGCCATCGTCATGTGGCTGCCTGATCTCATGAGAAGTTAAACACCATATTTTCAAGGGGAGACCTGACATGAAGACCTACCAGATGTGGATCGATTCGCAGTGGGTGGATCCGTCCAGCGGTGAATGGATCGATTCCCAGAACCCGTTCACGGGCGAGACCTGGGCGCGTATCCCCAAGGGTGCGGCCGAGGATGCCAATCGTGCCGTGGAGGCCGCCTACGCCGCCTACGACAAGGGTGAGTGGGCGGATATGACCGCCAGCCGTCGCGGCGCCCTGCTGCGCAAGCTGGGCGACCTGATCGCCGAGAATGCTGAGCACCTGGCGGATACCGAAGTCACCGACAACGGCAAGCTGAAGGCCGAAATGTACGGCCAGATGCAGTACATGCCGGAGTGGTACTACTACTACGGCGGTCTGGCGGACAAGGTGGAGGGTGCCAACATCCCCACCGACAAGGCCGGCATGTTCAATTTCACCCAGTACGAGCCCCTGGGCGTGGTCGCCATCATCACGCCGTGGAACTCGCCGCTGCTACTCGCCACCTGGAAGATCGCGCCAGCGCTGGCTGCCGGTAACACCGTGGTGGTGAAGCCCTCGGAGTTCACCTCGGCCTCGATGCTGGAACTGGCGAAACTGGTGGAGCAGGCCGGCTTCCCCAAGGGCGTTTTCAATGTGGTCACCGGTTACGGCCCGGATGTGGGGTCGGCGCTGGTGGAACACCCCAAGGTGGCCCGGATCGGCTTTACCGGTGGCGAGATCGGTGGCGTGAAGGTTTACGAGGCGGCCGCCCGGGGGCTCAAGAAAGTCTCCCTGGAACTCGGCGGCAAGTCACCGAACATCGTCTTCGATGATGCCAACCTGGACAACGCCGTGAAAGGCGCCATCTCGGGCATTTTTGCCGCCACCGGGCAGACCTGTATGGCAGGCTCCCGTCTGCTGGTGCAGGAGAGCATCCACGACGAATTCGTCGAACGCCTCATCGCGCTGGCAAAAACCGCCAAGATGGGCAATCCCATGGATATGGGCACCCAGGTCGGGCCCGTGACCACCCGGCCGCAGTTCGAGAAGGTGCTGTCCTATATCAACATCGCGAAAGAGGAAGGTGCGACCTGTGTGCTTGGTGGCAAGGCCGCAGATCGCCCCGAGTGCGGCGATGGCTGGTTTGTCGAGCCCACTATCTTCACCGGCGTGAGCAACAACATGCGAATCGCCCAGGAAGAGGTCTTTGGCCCGGTGCTGTCCATCATCCCCTTCAAGGACGAGGACGAAGCCGTGCATATCGCCAATGACGTGCTCTACGGCCTCGCTGCCGGGGTCTGGACCCAGGACATGTCCAGGGCGCTGCGCATGACGAAGAAAATCCGCGCCGGCACGGTTTGGGTCAATGCCTACAGGGTCATCAGCTATATGTCGCCCTTCGGCGGCTACAAGCGCTCTGGTATCGGCCGCGAGAACGGTCAGGAGATGATCAAGGAGTATCTGCAGGTGAAGAGCATCTACATCAACACCGGTGACATCGCCAACCCGTTCGTGCTGGGCTAGTGATGGAACCGGAGAACGCGCTA is part of the Natronocella acetinitrilica genome and harbors:
- a CDS encoding hydroxymethylglutaryl-CoA lyase encodes the protein MSIEKDRDVDILEVAPRDGFQSIAEPLPTEEKIAIIEDLLAAGYRRMEIGSFVSPKAVPQMADMGTIADHFAARPGLRLAVLVPNRKGAELAIQHGMRELVYVFSASEAHNLKNVRQTIEQSLGQLRELVSLGAGGRDLRLRVAIATCFDCPFDGPVSTDQVRHAVDQALSIAPTAEIALCDTTGRANPYQVRERFNRIMAEFDADGRDWAFHGHDTFGMGVANALFAYEAGVRNLDVSASGLGGCPFAPGATGNTAAEDLVFALESGGIRTGIDMERLLAVADRINKLPGACTGGHLRVVPRQRAVA
- a CDS encoding TRAP transporter large permease; the encoded protein is MDPLYIGLIAIGTMLLLIALSIPVAFSIFIVAIVGLWYLGGMPLMLGTIEGLPYQFASQYGFVVIPMFILMGAFAEISGITKDFYTFFYRVLGRVRGGLLMVTTLSSAGFAAISGSTMVNAVVFTRIALPQMMAFGYNKAIAAGCIAAAGTFAALIPPSIMMVVYALLTGQSIGTLLVAGIVPGLLTAGAYLIAIWVMVTIRPSIAPVPTERFSLQDKLRSFYSIWPFVLLAVIVIGGIYSGAMFPSSAGAVGAVGAFLIMLMRGWLRKDMPSMGKIGGAMQSAAMTTAVLFLVIIAGLMLSRLFVYSGFVDEIVWYIEGLGVSPLTVMLVIMLMYIILGCFMDTISMVVVTVPFVFPVVTSLGFDPIWFGVIVIKLVEIGVLTPPIGLNLFAVLSASDGRVQPTDLFKGVAPFLVVEVIILGLLLAFPAIVMWLPDLMRS
- a CDS encoding GntR family transcriptional regulator, with the translated sequence MTAADRVYGVIKKRILNGRYPPGSYVREATIGTELELSRTPIREALRRLVSEGWVEIIPHHGARVVSWTSRDVEEVFEIRALLEPHVVRRAASRISDEQLDTLSALADEMEGLAVDPDEDALEQIAALNSRYHGCLIDAADSPRLQRLLEALVQVPVGRRSFEHYSAEELQRSMQHHREMIRALAAGDGDWAAPIMRAHVLAARSAHLRWTRSRQGKAAAAARRRGADGTT
- a CDS encoding CaiB/BaiF CoA transferase family protein, encoding MAPLDDIRVIELGQLIAGPYCGQILADFGADVVKIEPPGKGDAMRQWGRPDAQGRTQWWPIIARNKKSMTLDLRQPSGQDVLRRMIEEADILIENFRPGTMERWGLGWEQLSAINPRLIMVRVTGFGQTGPYANRAGYASVCEAMGGLRYICGYPDRPPVRVGISLGDTLAGINAAMGAMMALQERHRSGKGQVVDSAIFESVLGVMESLIPEYANGGHIRERAGSFLPGIAPSNAYPARDGRDIIIGANQDTVFARLCEAMGQPELAEDTRYATHKARGRHQQELDALISQWTLQHDAEVLVDLLAEQGVPAGLVYRAPEMLADPHFQSRQSIVSVDDEHNGTVPMQNVFPRLSRSPGHIRHSGPQLGAHTEEVLQQWLELDNKQISELRDDGII
- a CDS encoding C4-dicarboxylate TRAP transporter substrate-binding protein → MKAFVATMAAAGLLAATTLTATPANAEEYPRMNLRVAHSFPAGWAQTDVDQWWADQIRERSGGRIRVTMMWAGAGGEPMEILRLVRSGAVDMGAVPPSYFPNELPLTSAPNALPLTFESNEAASRVIEGLVQDVPAIRDELRQNNIWPLFFHTLNTYQPLCTKPVRNLDDWQGLRVRTFGAWQPYLWDSLGAVGVNVMTAEKYEGLQRGRIDCGFFSTDLYAQTRLYEVAKYLSDFGFGPQPTWPIWVNYERWHNDMPENVKALIMEVSDEARERSLQALADVQESSLQRMLDAGVEVVEFEQPDELRARAPDFRALWLENMQREGRGEAAQQVLDYWMEHGDI
- a CDS encoding aldehyde dehydrogenase yields the protein MKTYQMWIDSQWVDPSSGEWIDSQNPFTGETWARIPKGAAEDANRAVEAAYAAYDKGEWADMTASRRGALLRKLGDLIAENAEHLADTEVTDNGKLKAEMYGQMQYMPEWYYYYGGLADKVEGANIPTDKAGMFNFTQYEPLGVVAIITPWNSPLLLATWKIAPALAAGNTVVVKPSEFTSASMLELAKLVEQAGFPKGVFNVVTGYGPDVGSALVEHPKVARIGFTGGEIGGVKVYEAAARGLKKVSLELGGKSPNIVFDDANLDNAVKGAISGIFAATGQTCMAGSRLLVQESIHDEFVERLIALAKTAKMGNPMDMGTQVGPVTTRPQFEKVLSYINIAKEEGATCVLGGKAADRPECGDGWFVEPTIFTGVSNNMRIAQEEVFGPVLSIIPFKDEDEAVHIANDVLYGLAAGVWTQDMSRALRMTKKIRAGTVWVNAYRVISYMSPFGGYKRSGIGRENGQEMIKEYLQVKSIYINTGDIANPFVLG
- a CDS encoding TRAP transporter small permease, encoding MGLRVGPALAGPTHQSDKGGLMTFVFQLMDTGIKRLARLFMILASVLLAIMALIGTADVLSLNLLGRPVPSATELSAAMLSITVMMGMSYTQRQRAHISVNLFWRFFPHPLRVFAEGLALFIGLCVFALITWGAWELAQHSLNIRERAVASVRFPLWPIKLVFWMGALVCALEILRELVRFLFCGDRAAVAGADPVADTGSLEQKG